In Drosophila yakuba strain Tai18E2 chromosome 2R, Prin_Dyak_Tai18E2_2.1, whole genome shotgun sequence, a single genomic region encodes these proteins:
- the LOC6529604 gene encoding H/ACA ribonucleoprotein complex non-core subunit NAF1, producing the protein MDSEQSTAAKASASIIKPPNCDTPFELGKQSALEADLSLDKVQTTPTETTNAVGEPVEMEQHVENELVNKSTTAIASISGQEKVADLDHKELQDARMECETSTDQVAQGNPCKKPPQEMDCESSGQPETTPSTAKDSQKDSSGAADTITVPQVQPAPEVSPCSQACGLSLLAAYSSDDSDVEVVTSAQNGDNEVIEVPVSDPTSSTTAYRPVVAVSSDDENSKSSSSSSDSDSDSEGEYLTVLRKKIDKRTNTVDCDEDDEDFDEDGATGDRSRRRQPPKVRGEMLLDDLPPIHQLEITVPEDECVELGKVQSIVDQLVLVSVLPNSMLFDLDTVLFLEKGRKVLGEVFDVLGQVSDPLYCVRFNSNQQILDRGIKIGDVVYCAPKTEHTQFVILSKLMQVRGSDASWEHDVEPPSRYVDHSDDEEEREARAEQRKRRQRDRTNSTDSVDTVTSVATTAPEASSVAPPRQRGRRGQRESFRQSQRPSINQNNQNQHRDEQYNYHPSYNPGSWHSNYYQNYHQAAANFNMSQQQPGMPFPMPNYGYGMPYAMPPMYPHMYPPPPPFAPPPPNNHSHQGHPPPS; encoded by the exons ATGGACAGTGAGCAGTCAACGGCTGCAAAGGCTTCAGCTTCTATTATTAAGCCGCCAAACTGCGACACACCTTTTGAATTGGGGAAACAAAGCGCCTTGGAAGCGGACTTATCACTAGATAAGGTGCAAACAACGCCTACAG AAACAACGAATGCAGTAGGAGAACCAGTAGAAATGGAGCAGCATGTGGAGAATGAATTGGTCAATAAGTCAACAACAGCAATCGCATCGATATCAGGCCAAGAAAAGGTCGCGGATTTAGATCATAAGGAGCTTCAGGATGCGAGAATGGAGTGCGAAACATCAACAGATCAAGTGGCCCAGGGAAATCCCTGTAAGAAGCCACCTCAAGAAATGGATTGTGAATCGTCTGGCCAGCCGGAAACCACTCCTTCAACAGCGAAGGACTCCCAAAAAGATTCCTCTGGTGCTGCAGACACCATTACCGTACCTCAAGTTCAGCCCGCTCCAGAGGTTAGTCCATGCTCTCAAGCATGTGGCCTCAGTCTTTTGGCTGCCTACAGCTCTGATGACTCAGATGTAGAGGTAGTCACTTCAGCGCAGAATGGCGACAACGAAGTGATTGAAGTTCCAGTTTCGGACCCCACGTCCTCCACCACCGCATATCGTCCAGTGGTAGCTGTTAGCTCGGACGACGAGAActcaaaaagcagcagcagtagcagtgaCTCAGACTCCGATTCTGAAGGAGAATACCTCACGGTACTTCGCAAAAAGATAGACAAAAGAACCAACACCGTAGATTGCGACGAGGATGACGAGGACTTCGATGAAGATGGGGCCACAGGAGATCGGTCTCGCCGTCGGCAGCCCCCGAAAGTACGTGGAGAAATGCTACTGGATGACCTACCTCCCATCCATCAGCTAGAGATTACTGTACCCGAGGATGAATGCGTTGAACTGGGCAAAGTTCAATCCATCGTGGATCAGCTTGTTTTGGTTTCCGTGCTACCGAATTCCATGCTATTCGATCTGGACACCGTTTTGTTCTTGGAGAAGGGTCGCAAGGTCCTTGGTGAAGTGTTCGATGTGTTGGGTCAAGTGTCGGATCCACTGTACTGTGTTCGATTCAACAGTAACCAACAGATCCTAGATAGAGGCATCAAAATTGGCGACGTGGTGTACTGCGCTCCAAAAACCGAACACACCCAATTTGTGATCCTCTCTAAGCTGATGCAAGTTCGAGGATCGGATGCTTCGTGGGAGCACGATGTAGAACCACCATCCCGCTACGTAGATCACTCGGATGATGAAGAGGAAAGAGAAGCCAGGGCAGAGCAACGAAAGCGCCGCCAAAGGGATCGCACCAATTCCACTGATTCCGTGGACACAGTAACCTCGGTGGCAACAACAGCCCCGGAAGCTTCTTCAGTAGCTCCTCCTCGCCAGCGTGGACGTCGTGGCCAACGAGAGAGTTTCCGGCAGAGCCAGCGACCCTCCATTAACCAAAACAACCAGAATCAGCACCGAGACGAACAGTATAACTACCATCCAAGCTATAATCCAGGCAGCTGGCACTCCAACTACTACCAGAACTATCACCAGGCAGCGGCTAACTTTAACatgtcgcagcagcagcctggAATGCCCTTTCCAATGCCCAACTATGGCTATGGCATGCCATATGCCATGCCGCCAATGTACCCCCACATGTAcccgccaccaccacccttTGCTCCACCTCCTCCGAACAACCATTCGCATCAAGGACATCCGCCACCCAGCTAG
- the LOC6529605 gene encoding protein phosphatase 1E, with amino-acid sequence MSSDAIPASKCAHLVEFKRFLANTAEKAAAISEEVVSRSCVTRTANETYKVSGEERHAELVAAIWKQLESRGCPLHFRMKLLHRCTQQLEQDLCFAKECEVTVEGPPQYDLLKLQKFVASEFERYILKLTDNSEVDRLKDFGDEAEPENECHLKKEPMHTSAAVKNKPRKMEDRCVCLDRFGEMYELSDKNSRFFGVFDGHSGSLSATYATSQLPQLLADQLKANPEPAAFSSDFYRNAFESSFLLADERFTQKKITSGTTSVCALVTKDQLYIAWVGDSKALLVGKRTQLQLVKPHKPENPDERKRIEAAGGTVLYAQGQWRVNGILNVARSIGDYSLEAVIAEPDFVDVQLNEAHDFLVLGTDGLWDHVPESHIIETVYESLADPSMKLDDISKLLIEAAKERDSQDNITAVVVLLKPRNQIEYL; translated from the coding sequence ATGTCGTCAGATGCGATTCCCGCATCGAAATGTGCGCACCTGGTGGAATTCAAGCGATTTCTGGCCAATACGGCGGAGAAGGCAGCAGCCATAAGCGAGGAGGTGGTCAGCCGGAGTTGTGTAACCCGTACCGCCAATGAAACATATAAAGTGTCCGGCGAGGAGCGTCATGCCGAATTGGTCGCAGCCATTTGGAAGCAACTGGAGTCTCGGGGATGTCCGCTGCATTTTCGGATGAAGTTACTCCACCGCTGCACGCAGCAGCTGGAACAGGATCTGTGCTTTGCCAAGGAGTGCGAAGTCACCGTGGAGGGTCCGCCACAGTACGATCTTCTTAAACTGCAAAAGTTCGTGGCCAGTGAGTTTGAAAGGTATATCCTAAAACTCACCGATAACTCGGAGGTGGATCGCCTTAAGGACTTTGGTGATGAGGCAGAGCCTGAAAACGAGTGCCATCTGAAAAAAGAACCCATGCACACATCTGCCGCTGTGAAGAACAAACCCCGAAAAATGGAGGATCGCTGTGTATGTCTGGATCGATTTGGTGAGATGTACGAGTTGTCGGACAAGAACTCTCGTTTTTTTGGCGTCTTTGATGGTCACTCTGGCTCCTTATCTGCCACCTATGCCACCAGCCAGCTTCCTCAACTGCTGGCCGATCAGCTTAAAGCTAATCCAGAGCCTGCTGCATTCTCCTCAGACTTTTATCGCAATGCCTTCGAGTCGTCATTTTTGCTGGCGGACGAGCGTTTCACGCAGAAGAAGATCACTAGCGGCACAACCAGCGTGTGTGCCTTGGTCACAAAGGATCAGCTTTATATAGCTTGGGTTGGCGATTCCAAGGCCCTTCTAGTGGGCAAGCGAACTCAACTGCAGCTGGTGAAACCGCACAAGCCAGAAAACCCAGATGAGCGCAAGAGAATAGAAGCAGCCGGCGGAACAGTGCTCTACGCCCAAGGGCAATGGCGTGTAAACGGCATTCTGAACGTGGCCCGCTCTATTGGCGACTACAGCTTGGAGGCAGTGATCGCGGAGCCGGACTTCGTGGATGTGCAGTTAAATGAGGCTCACGACTTTCTCGTACTCGGCACCGACGGTCTGTGGGATCACGTACCCGAGTCGCATATAATCGAAACCGTTTACGAGTCCCTAGCGGACCCCTCAATGAAGTTGGACGACATTTCTAAACTGCTGATAGAGGCTGCAAAGGAGCGGGATTCGCAGGACAACATAACAGCGGTGGTGGTTTTGCTCAAACCTCGAAACCAGATCGAATATCTTTAA
- the LOC6529606 gene encoding RWD domain-containing protein 4, with amino-acid sequence MSTPLEQQTEEREALQSIYEGDTNFKEIDSVTFQYKYGEEDNYKSFLVEVKWGENYPDEAPAINMNTFYNRNLLPVVKEEIQKALSTEAAQWLGCGMTYTLFECLKDNLEQLTAEQPESAPAVALVDDGVGALKISDPNADAESRKKEPKKEHLTKAQKRRQWERTDHKGDRERGWDWVDLVKHLSQTGGKNDDAHTASEIAASNAPALHPLNN; translated from the exons ATGAGCACGCCACTGGAACAGCAAACGGAAGAACGGGAGGCATTGCAGTCAATATACGAGGGCGACACGAACTTCAAAGAAATAGATAGCGTCACATTTCAATACAAA TATGGCGAAGAGGATAACTACAAGTCTTTTCTGGTAGAGGTCAAGTGGGGCGAAAATTACCCCGATGAGGCGCCAGCAATCAATATGAACACGTTTTACAATAGGAATCT GCTGCCCGTTGTCAAGGAAGAGATCCAAAAGGCTCTGAGTACGGAAGCCGCCCAATGGCTGGGTTGTGGAATGACCTATACCCTGTTCGAATGCCTAAAGGACAATCTGGAGCAACTGACCGCCGAACAGCCCGAATCCGCACCCGCTGTAGCATTAGTGGATGATGGCGTGGGTGCTTTAAAAATCTCCGACCCCAATGCCGACGCAGAGTCAAGGAAAAAGGAGCCCAAAAAGGAGCACCTGACTAAGGCGCAAAAGCGCCGGCAGTGGGAGAGAACCGATCACAAAGGAGACCGGGAACGCGGTTGGGATTGGGTGGACCTCGTCAAGCATTTATCGCAAACGGGTGGAAAAAACGATGATGCTCACACTGCCTCCGAAATCGCAGCGTCCAACGCTCCTGCTCTACATCCCCTAAACAACTAA
- the LOC6529607 gene encoding PRA1 family protein 3, which produces MTAPSTSVSDAAAALSGNLQLPPLRTLDDFILGSARFQLPNLKDFEKWGNRVVKNLLYYQTNYFLLFLTIYVLMIFFNPSKIVTGLLVQALIIGVIWQFFSGKSKKNFIASRLTGGNANAAEQNAQQKWYILAGALLGGYLLLHLLSAVLLTIFTVLLPISLTFIHASLRLRNIKNKLTNSIESFAPSTPMGSLLDALNVRAEGVFN; this is translated from the coding sequence ATGACAGCGCCCTCCACTTCCGTAAGCGATGCAGCCGCCGCCTTGTCCGGCAATCTTCAGTTGCCGCCTCTCCGAACACTCGATGACTTTATCCTGGGATCGGCCCGATTCCAACTGCCCAATCTTAAGGATTTCGAGAAGTGGGGCAATCGGGTAGTGAAGAATTTGCTGTACTACCAAACCAACTACTTTCTGCTCTTCCTTACGATTTACGTTTTGATGATTTTCTTCAATCCTTCAAAGATTGTCACTGGTCTGCTGGTGCAGGCTTTAATCATAGGCGTAATCTGGCAGTTCTTCAGTGGAAAGTCGAAGAAGAACTTCATCGCCAGTCGTCTGACAGGGGGAAATGCCAATGCAGCGGAGCAGAATGCCCAACAGAAGTGGTACATACTGGCCGGTGCTCTGCTCGGGGGATATCTCCTCCTGCATCTGCTGAGCGCGGTGCTTTTGACGATTTTCACCGTGTTGCTGCCCATTTCGCTGACCTTCATCCACGCCTCCTTGCGACTGCGAAACATTAAGAACAAGCTGACCAACAGCATCGAGAGCTTTGCTCCCTCCACACCCATGGGCTCCTTGTTGGATGCCCTAAATGTCCGGGCCGAAGGAGTCTTTAATTAG
- the LOC6529608 gene encoding FAS-associated factor 2 — protein MEADGLTNEQTEKVLQFQDLTGIEDMNVCRDVLIRHQWDLEVAFQEQLNIREGRPTMFAASTDVRAPAVVNDRFLQQVFSANMPGGRTVSRVPSGPIPRSFTGIIGYVINFVFQYFYSTLTSIVSAFVNLGGGNEARLVTDPLGDVMKFIRDYYERYPEHPIFYQGTYAQALNDAKQELRFLIVYLHKDPAKNPDVESFCRNTLSSRSVIDFINTHTLLWGCDVATPEGYRVMQSITVRSYPTMVMISLRANRMMIVGRFEGDCTPEELLRRLQSVANANEVWLSQARADRLERNFTQTLRRQQDEAYEQSLLADEEKERQRQRERDAVRQAEEAVEQARRDVELRKEEIARQKIELATLVPSEPSVDAVGAIAVVFKLPSGTRLERRFNQTDSMQDVYHYLFCHPDSPDEFEVTTNFPKRVLFSKANVDAAGEADKANEALSKSLQDVGLKNREVLFVNDLEA, from the exons ATGGAAGCGGACGGACTAACAAACGAACAGACGGAGAAGGTGCTGCAGTTCCAGGATCTCACCGGCATCGAGGACATGAACGTCTGCCGCGACGTCCTGATCAGACACCAATGGGATCTCGAG GTGGCCTTTCAGGAGCAGTTGAATATCCGCGAAGGGCGTCCCACCATGTTTGCCGCCTCCACAGATGTCCGAGCGCCCGCTGTCGTCAACGACCGCTTCCTACAGCAGGTGTTTTCCGCCAACATGCCTGGCGGAAGGACGGTGAGCCGGGTGCCTAGTGGCCCCATACCCCGCAGCTTCACGGGAATCATCGGATACGTAATTAACTTCGTGTTTCAATACTTCTACTCCACGCTGACGAGCATTGTCAGTGCTTTCGTGAACCTGGGCGGCGGAAATGAAGCCCGCTTGGTGACAGATCCACTAGGCGATGTGATGAAGTTTATTAGGGATTACTACGAAAGGTATCCCGAGCACCCGATCTTCTATCAGGGCACATATGCCCAGGCCCTTAACGATGCTAAGCAGGAGCTGCGCTTTCTAATCGTTTACCTGCACAAGGATCCCGCCAAGAATCCAGATGTGGAATCTTTCTGCCGCAACACACTGTCGTCGAGATCAGTCATTGACTTTattaacacacacactctgTTATGGGGATGCGACGTAGCCACGCCGGAGGGCTATCGTGTGATGCAGTCGATCACAGTGCGCAGCTACCCAACGATGGTAATGATCAGCCTTCGGGCAAATCGCATGATGATCGTTGGACGTTTCGAGGGGGATTGCACGCCGGAAGAGCTGCTCCGTCGCCTCCAGTCGGTGGCAAACGCCAACGAAGTGTGGCTGAGTCAAGCGCGTGCGGATCGCTTGGAGCGTAATTTTACACAGACTTTAAGAAGACAGCAGGACGAGGCCTACGAGCAGAGTTTGCTTGCGGACGAGGAGAAAGAGCGTCAGCGGCAAAGGGAGCGGGATGCTGTCCGGCAGGCGGAGGAGGCTGTGGAACAAGCTCGACGCGATGTCGAGCTTCGTAAGGAGGAGATTGCCCGGCAAAAGATCGAGCTAGCCACTCTGGTGCCATCCGAGCCGTCAGTGGATGCTGTCGGCGCCATTGCAGTTGTATTCAAGCTGCCCAGTGGAACACGCCTAGAGCGACGTTTTAACCAGACGGATTCGATGCAG GACGTTTATCACTATCTCTTCTGCCATCCCGATTCGCCGGATGAGTTTGAGGTCACAACGAATTTCCCGAAGCGGGTGCTTTTCTCGAAAGCGAATGTTGATGCCGCTGGGGAAGCAGACAAAGCCAACGAGGCGCTGAGCAAAAGCCTTCAGGACGTGGGACTCAAAAACCGCGAGGTGCTATTCGTTAATGATCTGGAAGCGTAA
- the LOC6529609 gene encoding uncharacterized protein LOC6529609 — MYVISTSKKTVLSDFADLETKSEYVHQSAEPTDFQFNGQRRVFVEVDKMAGLAVMRIKERDGKTPEIQRVRKLTIDNAFCVACAKQSLEEIAVGQSGCVKLYNFRTAQLIHRFPADPQRSTVLYMDYNNTDEYIAAVRDVGDISILGTKTKQKTNSFTIDGDSTLVRFHPSKRFHLSIASYKGAVTVYDVQGKRKIFHASEAHSAPCRDISMCASQPPLLVSVGYDCKINVFDIRQYRGQASTDRLTNLHPLSTVALSECGTYLCAGNLKGELISYDMRSRKAPLAVRSVHDALVTRVAFVPVPSGDSQQNSSLNNSGNATGLVTEAPRVERVPSDELRKSIAANFLSSQQQLNSLVHGVAAPSIVRRDSFCEFLDAQGPRAVDRMSTRLGTSYRDSFDWEALNRKPHPNETANRQSLCPPVGSGPSSVENSVNSSTTESLQQTLSGPLKDRSNISGEGKLMKIAETDELCEEQSANISVASSTGGGSDKENPPPVDPELKRRLRLLSASRNSTPHHANITPQSSNPLLKPQQLLAKSSSGLSAQMDVDWRKEFSELRDFVDQRCERVERELEYIGFSNQRQLANKMTNYMKQQVENTKEIRDALALLLQGDSFMREFSRLQNENEMLRAKLKFYQEQEQTESCGE, encoded by the exons ATGTATGTGATTTCAACCTCTAAGAAGACCGTGCTCTCCGATTTCGCGGATCTGGAGACAAAGTCTGAGTATGTGCACCAGAGTGCAGAGCCGACAGACTTTCAGTTCAACGGCCAGCGCCGGGTCTTCGTGGAGGTGGATAAAATGGCGGGCTTGGCTGTGATGCGGATAAAGGAGAGGGATGGCAAGA CGCCCGAGATTCAACGAGTCCGTAAACTCACCATCGACAATGCCTTCTGTGTGGCGTGTGCCAAGCAATCCCTGGAGGAGATTGCTGTGGGGCAGAGCGGTTGTGTTAAGCTATACAACTTCCGGACGGCACAACTCATCCATCGGTTTCCGGCGGATCCGCAGAGAAGCACTGTCCTCTACATGGACTACAACAATACGGACGAGTATATAGCCGCCGTTCGCGATGTCGGGGACATCAGTATCTTGGGCACCAAGACCAAACAGAAGACCAACTCCTTTACCATAGATGGCGA CTCAACCCTTGTGCGCTTTCATCCGAGCAAACGCTTCCATCTGTCGATCGCTTCCTATAAAGGGGCCGTAACCGTCTATGATGTGCAGGGAAAGCGGAAGATCTTCCATGCCAGCGAAGCGCACAGTGCTCCCTGTCGGGACATCAGTATGTGCGCATCCCAGCCGCCACTGCTGGTCAGCGTGGGCTACGATTGCAAAATAAACGTCTTCGATATTAGACAATATCGTGGTCAAGCCTCCACGGATCGCCTGACCAACTTGCATCCGCTATCTACGGTGGCGCTAAGTGAATGTGGGACTTACCTATGTGCTGGTAACCTTAAGGGCGAATTGATTTCCTATGATATGAGGAGTAGGAAGGCTCCGTTGGCCGTGAGGAGTGTACACGATGCGCTTGTGACACGTGTAGCCTTCGTGCCTGTGCCAAGTGGGGATAGCCAGCAGAACAGTAGCCTCAACAACTCCGGAAATGCCACTGGATTGGTGACCGAAGCTCCTCGTGTCGAGCGTGTTCCTAGCGATGAGTTGCGTAAATCAATTGCCGCTAATTTTTTGAGCTCCCAACAACAGCTTAACAGTCTTGTTCACGGCGTGGCGGCGCCTAGCATAGTTCGCCGTGATTCCTTTTGCGAGTTTTTGGATGCCCAAGGTCCGAGAGCTGTAGATCGTATGTCCACGCGCTTGGGCACCTCTTACAGAGACAGCTTTGACTGGGAGGCGCTCAACCGGAAACCGCATCCTAATGAAACTGCCAACCGTCAAAGTCTTTGTCCGCCAGTGGGATCTGGCCCGAGCTCGGTGGAAAACTCTGTCAACAGCTCCACCACGGAGTCACTACAAC AGACCTTAAGCGGCCCACTAAAGGATCGGAGCAACATTTCCGGAGAGGGAAAGCTGATGAAAATCGCCGAGACGGATGAGCTCTGCGAGGAGCAGTCTGCCAACATTTCCGTGGCCAGCAGCACAGGAGGAGGCAGTGACAAAGAGAATCCCCCGCCGGTGGACCCCGAATTGAAACGGCGTTTGCGCTTGCTTTCAGCCAGTCGAAACAGTACCCCGCACCATGCAAACATCACACCTCAATCGTCAAATCCTCTGTTAAAGCCTCAGCAGTTGCTGGCCAAATCGTCAAGCGGACTATCCGCCCAGATGGATGTAGATTGGCGCAAAGAATTCAGCGAGCTTCGAGATTTTGTAGATCAGCGCTGTGAGAGGGTGGAGCGCGAACTGGAGTACATTGGCTTCTCCAATCAGCGGCAGCTGGCTAATAAGATGACGAATTACATGAAGCAGCAGGTGGAAAACACAAAAGAGATCCGAGATGCCCTGGCTTTACTACTCCAAGGAGATAGCTTCATGCGCGAGTTCTCGCGCctacaaaatgaaaatgaaatgttgaGGGCTAAGTTGAAATTCTACCAAGAGCAGGAGCAAACTGAATCATGCGGAGAATAA
- the LOC6529610 gene encoding ATP-sensitive inward rectifier potassium channel 11 has protein sequence MQSDASPLGAAATESLPMHRSTSMPVKPKPLEQKPLLRSSEKETVNASDYYPESPGFVRRRRSKAAVDHLETRSEQNFPYTHDWAGSTIELTPDLGSGPSSNGQRRSLYRVMEKNGKENVVFRRIPEKSWRYMRDLVTTLMELNWKYMLTLFLGSYFLSWLLFAALCYVVAYSHGDFIFDPVSGRRMGEGVDPCIYGVHSWVAMLIYSVETQTTLGFGEKYASEECPETIFLFVMQMLSAALIEGCMVSVIYAKTARPARQLTKLKFSDKAVICYRDGRLCLLFRVCDPREQQSIESKIRVYMIVDKRTREGETVKSHVELKLEGNGEQIILWPDVVCHVIDETSPLFQFTTAKLFNTAQFELYVSIVGTSPATAQMTEAKTSYLPREIFWGQRFVNIIHYDAQYERYVVDYENFNRTISVDMPMMQPKNDHFKLEYKK, from the exons ATGCAATCGGACGCATCTCCCCTGGGAGCTGCTGCCACGGAGTCCCTTCCAATGCACCGCTCCACCTCCATGCCGGTGAAGCCCAAGCCACTGGAGCAGAAGCCACTGCTTCGTTCCTCCGAAAAGGAGACGGTCAATGCGTCAGATTACTATCCGGAAAGCCCGGGGTTCGTACGACGCAGAAGGTCAAAAGCCGCCGTAGATCACCTGGAAACACGCAGCGAGCAAAA TTTCCCCTACACACACGACTGGGCAGGCAGTACGATAGAGCTTACGCCAGATTTGGGATCCGGACCATCTTCCAATGGACAGAGACGAAGCCTTTATCGCGTGATGGAAAAGAACGGCAAGGAGAACGTTGTGTTCAGGCGAATTCCGGAGAAGTCTTGGCGCTACATGCGGGATCTGGTCACCACGCTG ATGGAACTGAATTGGAAATATATGCTGACTTTGTTCCTGGGAAGTTACTTTCTCAGCTGGCTGCTCTTCGCCGCCCTCTGCTACGTGGTGGCCTACTCCCACGGTGACTTCATCTTCGATCCGGTCAGTGGTAGGCGAATGGGAGAGGGCGTGGACCCCTGTATCTACGGAGTGCACAGCTGGGTGGCCATGCTCATATACTCTGTGGAAACACAGACGACCCTCGGATTCGGCGAAAAGTACGCCAGCGAGGAGTGTCCGGAGACGATCTTTCTGTTTGTCATGCAGATGTTGAGTGCGGCCCTAATTGAGGGCTGTATGGTGAGCGTGATCTATGCCAAGACAGCCCGGCCGGCGAGGCAACTGACCAAGCTGAAGTTCAGCGATAAGGCGGTG ATCTGTTATCGCGACGGCAGGCTTTGTTTGCTCTTTCGCGTTTGCGATCCCCGCGAGCAGCAGTCCATTGAGTCCAAAATACGAGTGTACATGATCGTGGATAAACG CACGCGCGAAGGTGAGACTGTGAAAAGTCACGTGGAACTGAAGCTGGAGGGGAATGGGGAGCAGATAATTCTCTGGCCTGATGTAGTGTGCCATGTCATCGATGAGACGAGTCCGTTGTTTCAGTTCACCACAGCAAAACTCTTCAATACTGCCCAATTCGAGCTGTACGTGTCCATTGTTGGCACTTCGCCGGCCACAGCGCAGATGACAGAAGCCAAGACGTCCTATCTTCCAAGGGAGATTTTCTGGGGGCAGCGGTTTGTTAATATCATTCATTACGATGCCCAATACGAACGCTACGTTGTGGACTACGAGAACTTCAACAGGACCATTTCGGTGGACATGCCCATGATGCAGCCGAAAAATGATCACTTCAAGCTGGAGtacaaaaagtga
- the LOC6529611 gene encoding histone-lysine N-methyltransferase MECOM yields MRVMREKDHSPRKMLPSPKQGCVYPALGLIPTSYISHVPYDLASSAAAATSSSSSSPTTTSAMTTGRLQHQHSHQQHQTLNHHAKGKRRGSFDQPLDLRLAHKRKTDLADQGPMEDENSNLIMFASELAVAQQKEKELNNNHIAASLADLGFDMSRKMLRALREGGAVGGGGAGGGGGGPPSAPPLTPPQCSIPAVHPTLLEAMAKNLPLQYRNVFAGVLPGKVTSPAASSGTTGADFPFRHPLKKCELTWPPPTEQLQLELPHQNPKLSPVLPHPQLQDYQTRRKNKTRTAATGGNATPNLPQRNKDRYTCKFCGKVFPRSANLTRHLRTHTGEQPYKCKYCERSFSISSNLQRHVRNIHNKERPFKCEICERCFGQQTNLDRHLKKHESDAVSLSALSGVSERMHCIRRFCENPTEESYFEEIRSFMGKVTQQQQQQQQHDQQPQQQHQSTATSASSSCSSSRDTPTSSQEEADNAPATSMADAAATSSSRDQEEEDSQPIMELKRTLTSKLFPTSNAATAITTPHTTSIKEEEP; encoded by the coding sequence ATGAGAGTTATGAGAGAGAAAGACCACTCACCAAGAAAGATGCTTCCTAGCCCGAAACAGGGCTGCGTATACCCTGCCTTAGGATTAATACCCACTTCGTATATATCACACGTACCTTATGATCTGGCCTCTTCAGCGGCGGCGGCCACAtcctcgtcatcatcgtcgccGACGACCACGTCAGCAATGACAACTGGGCGGCTGCAGCACCAACACtcccaccagcaacaccagaCCTTAAATCACCATGCCAAGGGTAAGCGGAGAGGCAGTTTCGATCAGCCGTTGGATCTGCGATTGGCCCACAAGAGGAAAACGGATCTGGCGGATCAGGGACCCATGGAGGATGAGAACAGCAATTTGATCATGTTCGCCAGTGAGCTGGCCGTGGCTCagcagaaggagaaggagctgAACAACAACCACATAGCAGCCTCGCTGGCCGACCTGGGCTTTGATATGAGCCGCAAAATGCTGAGGGCCTTGAGAGAGGGTGGTGCAGTAGGTGGAGggggagcaggaggaggagggggtgGACCACCAAGTGCACCGCCCTTAACGCCACCGCAATGTTCGATACCCGCCGTACATCCCACACTCCTAGAAGCCATGGCCAAGAATTTGCCCTTGCAGTATCGCAATGTGTTTGCTGGGGTTTTGCCGGGCAAGGTGACCAGTCCGGCGGCCTCCAGTGGCACCACGGGTGCGGATTTCCCGTTCCGGCATCCACTCAAGAAATGCGAGCTCACCTGGCCACCGCCCACAGAGCAGTTGCAACTGGAGCTGCCACATCAGAACCCGAAGTTGTCGCCGGTCCTGCCTCATCCGCAACTGCAGGACTATCAAACGCGGAGGAAAAACAAGACCAGAACCGCTGCCACCGGGGGCAATGCGACGCCCAACTTGCCACAACGCAACAAGGATCGTTACACCTGCAAGTTTTGCGGAAAAGTCTTTCCGAGATCGGCGAACCTGACGAGGCATCTCCGAACGCACACTGGAGAGCAGCCCTACAAATGTAAATACTGCGAACGTTCCTTTAGCATATCCTCGAATCTGCAGCGCCATGTGCGGAATATCCACAACAAGGAGCGCCCCTTCAAGTGTGAGATTTGCGAGCGATGCTTTGGCCAGCAGACCAATCTGGACAGGCACCTTAAGAAGCACGAATCTGATGCGGTGTCCCTAAGCGCGTTGTCGGGCGTGAGTGAAAGGATGCACTGCATTCGCAGATTCTGTGAGAATCCCACAGAAGAATCCTATTTCGAGGAGATACGCAGCTTCATGGGCAAGGtcacgcagcagcagcaacaacagcagcagcacgaccaacagccgcagcaacagcatcagtCAACCGCAACATCAGCGTCCAGTTCGTGCTCGTCGTCGCGGGACACGCCCACATCCTCGCAGGAGGAGGCGGACAATGCGCCAGCAACATCGATGGCTGACGCGGCAGCAACATCGTCCAGCAGAGACCAGGAGGAAGAGGACTCGCAGCCCATCATGGAGCTTAAGAGGACCCTCACCTCCAAGCTCTTCCCCACCTCTAACGCAGCCACCGCTATCACGACGCCCCACACAACATCTATCAAGGAAGAGGAACCCTAA